One Paenarthrobacter aurescens TC1 DNA window includes the following coding sequences:
- a CDS encoding putative acylaminoacyl-peptidase (identified by match to protein family HMM PF00326; match to protein family HMM PF05448; match to protein family HMM PF07676) yields MSAPAIHPDGTKAVVSVTRPDFDADSYVGQLWNVPLDTTKFPRRITRGFRDSSPAFSPDGLVLAFLRSDPNGKPQLYVVEAAGGEPQRITDQHAGVGGFVWAPDSHRIAFEARVPEQGRYGTVDGVGSGAEDARLIAVNQYKQNGVGYTSDQRQQLFVVEVPELGGEPAVAPRGRAAHEQPTRTATGIPTAKQVTYGDSDHESPCFSADGTHLYFIAALHEGHDDDLVTAVYRVAADGGQPTAVEPFKQKLQTVTAVRASTDGRWLFYVAQDLGDTGKDFVARNAVLYVMPTAGGEAAALTDVEHLDVSGPLEPSGPASVLVLNTALGSVELLDVTAEGGITPLVHGNRVVVGATVAANGEIAVSFSDASTVGDVASLERGEIRLLTDFSAALRNNSRVTEPLDFEAESTDGQPVHGWVVLPAGPGPHPVLLTIHGGPFSQYTGAFFDEAQVYAAAGYAVVMCNPRGSSGYGQAHGRAIKERMGTVDMQDVLAFLDSALASFAVLDESRVGIMGGSYGGYLTAWTIAHDHRFKGAIVERGFLDPVSFAGSADIGWFFGTEYTGGTPEQMAAQSPMAVVSRVDTPTLVIHSENDLRCPMEQGQRYYAQLKAQGVETSLLIFPGEDHELSRSGTPHHRRQRFDHILRWWAKYLPTDVNRKEG; encoded by the coding sequence GTGTCCGCCCCGGCAATCCACCCCGATGGAACCAAGGCGGTGGTATCCGTCACGAGGCCTGACTTTGACGCCGACAGCTATGTGGGCCAGTTGTGGAATGTTCCCCTGGACACCACCAAGTTTCCTCGACGCATCACGCGCGGCTTCAGGGACAGTTCGCCGGCGTTCTCACCCGATGGACTTGTCCTGGCCTTCCTTCGGAGTGACCCGAACGGCAAACCGCAACTGTACGTGGTGGAGGCAGCCGGCGGTGAACCGCAGCGCATCACGGACCAGCACGCCGGTGTAGGTGGTTTCGTGTGGGCGCCCGATTCGCACCGGATTGCCTTCGAGGCCCGGGTGCCGGAGCAGGGGCGCTACGGAACGGTCGACGGCGTCGGTTCCGGCGCCGAGGACGCCCGGCTTATCGCTGTCAATCAGTACAAGCAGAACGGCGTCGGATATACCTCCGATCAGCGTCAGCAACTTTTCGTCGTTGAGGTCCCGGAGTTGGGCGGTGAACCTGCTGTTGCTCCGCGGGGGAGGGCCGCCCACGAACAGCCCACCAGGACGGCGACGGGGATTCCAACTGCCAAGCAGGTCACGTACGGTGACTCGGACCACGAGTCGCCGTGCTTTTCAGCTGACGGCACCCACCTTTACTTCATTGCCGCCCTCCATGAAGGACACGACGACGACCTCGTCACCGCTGTCTATCGGGTCGCCGCCGACGGCGGTCAGCCGACCGCCGTCGAACCTTTCAAGCAAAAGCTGCAGACTGTCACGGCCGTGCGTGCCTCCACAGACGGCCGGTGGTTGTTTTACGTGGCCCAGGACCTGGGTGACACCGGCAAGGACTTCGTGGCTCGAAATGCTGTTCTGTACGTCATGCCCACCGCCGGGGGAGAAGCGGCGGCCCTGACGGACGTTGAACATTTGGACGTATCGGGACCTCTGGAACCCAGCGGGCCGGCCAGCGTCCTGGTGCTGAACACAGCGCTGGGAAGTGTCGAACTGCTGGACGTCACGGCGGAGGGCGGGATCACACCACTGGTCCATGGCAACCGTGTAGTTGTCGGGGCAACAGTGGCCGCCAACGGCGAAATTGCCGTGAGTTTCTCAGATGCCTCAACGGTGGGAGATGTCGCGTCACTGGAACGAGGAGAGATCCGCCTTCTCACGGACTTCTCAGCCGCCTTGCGCAACAACTCCCGTGTAACGGAACCCTTGGACTTCGAAGCCGAATCCACCGATGGACAACCCGTTCACGGTTGGGTGGTGCTGCCTGCTGGCCCTGGCCCACATCCCGTCCTGCTCACCATCCATGGAGGCCCCTTCTCCCAATACACGGGCGCTTTCTTCGACGAAGCGCAGGTATACGCAGCTGCCGGGTACGCAGTTGTCATGTGCAATCCACGCGGGTCCTCCGGTTACGGACAAGCCCACGGGCGTGCCATCAAGGAACGCATGGGCACAGTGGATATGCAGGACGTGCTCGCGTTCCTGGACTCAGCGTTGGCTTCGTTTGCCGTCCTGGATGAATCACGGGTGGGGATCATGGGCGGTTCGTATGGCGGCTATCTGACCGCGTGGACCATCGCCCACGATCACAGGTTCAAGGGTGCGATTGTAGAGCGCGGTTTCCTGGACCCTGTCAGCTTTGCGGGTTCCGCTGATATTGGCTGGTTCTTCGGGACCGAGTACACCGGAGGAACCCCGGAACAGATGGCGGCCCAAAGTCCCATGGCTGTAGTCTCCCGCGTTGATACACCTACTCTGGTGATTCACAGCGAGAATGATCTGCGCTGCCCTATGGAACAGGGTCAGCGCTACTACGCGCAGCTGAAGGCCCAAGGCGTGGAGACGTCATTGCTCATCTTCCCGGGGGAAGATCACGAGTTGTCACGGTCCGGGACGCCTCATCACCGCAGGCAGCGCTTTGATCACATCCTCCGATGGTGGGCAAAGTACCTTCCTACGGACGTGAACCGCAAGGAGGGCTAG